One region of Micromonospora ureilytica genomic DNA includes:
- the sugE gene encoding quaternary ammonium compound efflux SMR transporter SugE → MAWLVLVISGLLETAWAIALDRSAGFSRLIPSVVFAVTLLLSMAGLSYALRDIPVGTGYAVWVGIGAVGTALVGMLALGESASLPRILCLLLVVAGVIGLKIFH, encoded by the coding sequence ATGGCCTGGCTCGTACTGGTGATCTCAGGACTGCTGGAGACGGCCTGGGCGATCGCCCTGGACCGCAGCGCCGGTTTCAGCCGGCTGATCCCGTCCGTGGTGTTCGCGGTGACCCTGCTGCTGAGCATGGCCGGGCTGTCGTACGCGCTGCGGGACATCCCCGTCGGCACCGGCTACGCGGTCTGGGTCGGCATCGGCGCGGTCGGCACCGCGCTGGTCGGGATGCTGGCGCTCGGCGAGTCGGCGAGCCTGCCCCGAATCCTCTGCCTCCTGCTGGTGGTCGCGGGCGTGATCGGGTTGAAGATCTTCCACTGA
- a CDS encoding FtsK/SpoIIIE family DNA translocase, translating into MAGRTSQASRRRGASPRGGTNSRARQPAKKATRAPVRRRTTPPRPGPAVYVGRAVGALWMGLAHGMGWAVRAAGRQAASARDLDPEHRRDGAGLLMFGLALLSAVALWLSGAGPVGARLADTIRLFLGAISVVVPVLLMIGAWRLMRQPADPEHRGRGLIGWGSLLVSTAALLQIGQDPADPLERDFAGGLVGAGVGGLLERAVTAWVAVPLLILLLLFGLLVVTATPINKIPERLGLLAGGLVGAPEADEEADEVAAKPARKRPAKRMPAPLDPDDFEDLDGADLQETMVLPRKSPAKVPASRKPQAEPPEHSPAPTRAEQLALTGLSGDYTLPPANMLSAGAAAKTRSKANDEVIAALTGVFDQFDVDAAVTGFTRGPTVTRYEVELGHGVKVERITQLSRNIAYAVKSPDVRILSPIPGKSAVGVEIPNTDPENVALGDVLRSRAATSDHHPMVVALGKDIEGGYVVANLAKMPHILIAGATGAGKSSCLNTLLVSILTRATPDEVRLLLIDPKRVEMTGYEGIPHLVTPIVTNAKKAADSLDWVVREMDMRYDDLAANGVRHIDDFNRKVRNGEIKAPPGSEREMRPYPYLLVIVDELADLMMVAPRDVEDSVVRITQLARAAGIHLVLATQRPSVDVVTGLIKANVPSRLAFATSSLADSRVILDQPGAEKLLGRGDGLFLPMGASKPVRIQGAWVTEREIADVVKFCKDQREPEFRKDVLAPAQETKKKPDEDIGDDLDLLVQAVELVVTSQFGSTSMLQRKLRVGFAKAGRLMDLMETRGVVGPSEGSKARDVLVKPDELEDVLAGLRGDGN; encoded by the coding sequence ATGGCGGGCCGTACCTCTCAGGCGAGCCGGCGGCGCGGCGCGTCGCCGCGCGGTGGCACCAACAGTCGTGCCCGTCAACCGGCGAAGAAGGCCACCCGGGCGCCGGTCCGACGTCGCACGACGCCGCCGCGGCCCGGCCCGGCGGTCTACGTGGGCCGCGCGGTCGGGGCACTGTGGATGGGGCTGGCGCACGGGATGGGCTGGGCCGTGCGCGCTGCCGGCCGGCAGGCCGCCTCGGCCCGTGACCTCGACCCGGAGCACCGCCGCGACGGTGCCGGGCTGCTCATGTTCGGGCTCGCCCTGCTCTCCGCCGTGGCGCTCTGGCTGTCCGGAGCGGGGCCGGTGGGCGCTCGACTGGCCGACACGATCCGGCTGTTCCTGGGCGCGATCTCGGTGGTCGTACCGGTGCTGTTGATGATCGGCGCGTGGCGACTGATGCGTCAGCCGGCGGATCCGGAGCACCGGGGCCGCGGGCTGATCGGCTGGGGTTCGCTGCTGGTGTCGACCGCCGCGCTGCTCCAGATCGGCCAGGACCCGGCCGACCCGCTGGAGCGTGACTTCGCCGGCGGTCTGGTCGGCGCGGGCGTCGGCGGGCTGCTGGAGCGGGCGGTGACCGCCTGGGTGGCGGTGCCGCTGCTCATCCTGCTGCTGCTCTTCGGCCTGCTCGTGGTGACCGCGACGCCGATCAACAAGATCCCGGAGCGGCTGGGCCTGCTCGCCGGTGGGCTGGTCGGCGCACCGGAGGCGGACGAGGAGGCGGACGAGGTGGCCGCCAAGCCGGCGCGCAAGCGACCGGCGAAGCGGATGCCCGCGCCACTGGACCCGGACGACTTCGAGGACCTGGACGGCGCGGACCTCCAGGAGACCATGGTGCTGCCGCGCAAGTCTCCGGCGAAGGTGCCGGCGAGCCGCAAGCCGCAGGCCGAGCCGCCGGAGCACTCGCCCGCCCCGACCCGGGCCGAGCAGCTCGCGTTGACCGGGCTGTCCGGGGACTACACCCTGCCGCCGGCCAACATGCTGAGTGCCGGTGCCGCCGCGAAGACCCGCAGCAAGGCCAACGACGAGGTGATCGCCGCGCTGACCGGCGTGTTCGACCAGTTCGATGTGGACGCCGCGGTCACCGGCTTCACCCGTGGCCCGACCGTCACCCGTTACGAGGTGGAGCTGGGGCACGGCGTCAAGGTCGAGCGGATCACCCAGCTGTCCCGCAACATCGCGTACGCGGTGAAGTCGCCGGACGTGCGGATTCTCAGTCCGATCCCGGGCAAGAGCGCCGTCGGCGTGGAGATCCCGAACACCGACCCGGAGAACGTCGCCCTCGGCGACGTGCTGCGTTCGCGGGCGGCGACCAGCGATCACCACCCGATGGTCGTGGCGCTCGGCAAGGACATCGAGGGCGGCTACGTGGTGGCCAACCTCGCCAAGATGCCGCACATCCTGATTGCCGGCGCCACCGGTGCGGGCAAGTCGAGCTGCCTCAACACCCTGCTGGTGTCCATCCTCACCCGGGCCACCCCGGACGAGGTGCGACTGCTGCTGATCGACCCGAAGCGGGTCGAGATGACCGGCTACGAGGGCATCCCACACCTGGTCACCCCGATCGTGACAAACGCGAAGAAGGCGGCCGACTCGCTGGACTGGGTGGTCCGCGAGATGGACATGCGCTACGACGACCTCGCCGCCAACGGCGTCCGGCACATCGACGACTTCAACCGCAAGGTTCGCAACGGCGAGATCAAGGCTCCGCCGGGCAGCGAACGCGAGATGCGTCCGTACCCGTATCTGTTGGTGATCGTGGACGAGCTGGCCGACCTGATGATGGTCGCGCCGCGCGACGTGGAGGACTCGGTCGTCCGGATCACCCAGCTGGCCCGGGCCGCCGGCATCCACCTGGTGCTGGCCACCCAGCGTCCCTCGGTCGATGTGGTGACCGGTCTGATCAAGGCGAACGTGCCGTCCCGGCTGGCGTTCGCCACGTCCTCCCTCGCGGACTCCCGGGTCATCCTCGACCAGCCGGGCGCGGAGAAGCTGCTCGGCCGCGGTGACGGGCTCTTCCTGCCGATGGGCGCCTCCAAGCCGGTCCGCATCCAGGGCGCCTGGGTGACCGAGCGCGAGATCGCCGATGTGGTGAAGTTCTGCAAGGACCAGCGCGAGCCGGAGTTCCGCAAGGACGTGCTGGCCCCGGCGCAGGAGACCAAGAAGAAGCCCGACGAGGACATCGGCGACGACCTGGACCTGTTGGTGCAGGCGGTGGAGCTGGTGGTCACCTCGCAGTTCGGCTCGACCTCGATGCTCCAGCGCAAGCTGCGGGTCGGTTTCGCCAAGGCGGGCCGCCTGATGGACCTGATGGAGACCCGGGGTGTGGTCGGGCCGTCCGAGGGGTCGAAGGCGCGCGACGTGCTGGTCAAGCCGGACGAGCTGGAAGACGTCCTGGCGGGCCTGCGCGGCGACGGGAACTGA
- a CDS encoding YbjN domain-containing protein: MASPEIEGDPDDPLAGHPGALRPLTGELVAAVLAARGRSVGLTLDGELVGHFDDNMIWFLRVGGDGELLQIRTMVDPTFGIERVPDLYAFCNSWNHDRLWPKAFVHVDDDGRARVYGEVITDLERGVTPHQLDQLVDCGISTGCQLAVAVRRLPGAVPS; this comes from the coding sequence ATGGCGTCGCCGGAAATCGAAGGCGATCCGGACGATCCGCTGGCCGGGCACCCTGGCGCACTGCGTCCGCTGACCGGCGAACTGGTCGCCGCGGTGCTCGCTGCCCGCGGCCGGTCTGTCGGCCTGACCCTGGACGGCGAGCTGGTGGGCCACTTCGACGACAACATGATCTGGTTCCTCCGCGTCGGCGGCGACGGAGAGCTGCTCCAGATCCGCACCATGGTCGATCCGACCTTCGGCATCGAACGGGTGCCCGACCTGTACGCGTTCTGCAACTCCTGGAACCACGACCGGCTCTGGCCGAAGGCGTTCGTGCACGTCGACGACGACGGTCGGGCCCGGGTGTACGGCGAGGTGATCACCGACCTGGAACGCGGCGTGACCCCACACCAGCTCGACCAACTGGTCGACTGTGGCATCTCCACCGGCTGCCAGCTGGCCGTGGCGGTCCGTCGACTGCCCGGGGCGGTCCCGTCATGA
- a CDS encoding YbjN domain-containing protein — MTGRDEFTGSRTGTPPTGPGDRLARVPALEAALADARDLPDGPARQVALERLAERADAAGDVRSGMDARFALIEAYLLHGERWRLVEPVRRCRAAADHRPDLLTDTETGLLLRYQRYAVEALLGTPRVGLDQTRSLLHDLAHRVGADGPDTPTVAELHCRIADHLGDEPTARHWYERWSGKRPGPAGGCPGCASARRAELLAGWGEWAAALTELTDSDGDPQSCTDQPERDLVAGLLPALRTGEPTRAAAAHVRAYRRHGRERAAFPHLAAHLRFCALGGHLERGLTILAEQLPRLDRPTDDLAAMEFAAAGALVCGLAADAGLGGRTMPRPAYGERTATELEVATLGALLLGVANELAGSFDARNGTGHHSGRMAAWLADRPLAAAVPLPTDDRPDDPDEPDTDSSDAETELGERELSALSLGMITAILDGRGDRYLVDEGGAVVGHWEGAVIQFRRAGERGEVLHARAMANRRLPAARRAEVYAFCNAWNHDRLLPKAYAHDLGDELVLAGDVATDLAHGVAPAQLRILMDAAIATGVAYAEAVAALP; from the coding sequence ATGACCGGCCGGGACGAGTTCACCGGCAGCCGCACCGGCACGCCGCCCACCGGTCCCGGTGACCGCCTCGCGCGCGTACCGGCGCTGGAGGCCGCGCTCGCCGACGCCCGGGACCTCCCCGACGGCCCAGCCCGGCAGGTGGCCCTGGAACGGCTCGCCGAGCGTGCCGACGCGGCCGGCGACGTCCGGTCCGGGATGGACGCGCGGTTCGCGCTGATCGAGGCGTACCTGCTGCACGGGGAACGGTGGCGCCTGGTCGAGCCGGTCCGGCGCTGCCGCGCCGCCGCCGACCACCGGCCCGACCTGCTCACCGACACGGAAACCGGGCTGCTGCTGCGCTACCAGCGGTACGCGGTGGAGGCGCTGCTCGGCACCCCCCGGGTCGGGCTGGACCAGACCCGGTCCCTGCTGCACGACCTGGCCCACCGGGTCGGCGCGGACGGCCCGGACACACCGACCGTCGCGGAGCTGCACTGCCGGATCGCCGATCACCTGGGCGACGAGCCCACCGCGCGGCACTGGTACGAGCGGTGGTCCGGAAAACGACCCGGCCCGGCCGGCGGCTGCCCGGGCTGCGCCTCGGCCCGGCGCGCCGAACTGCTGGCTGGCTGGGGCGAGTGGGCCGCCGCGCTCACCGAGCTCACGGATTCCGACGGCGACCCGCAGTCCTGCACCGACCAACCCGAGCGGGACCTGGTCGCCGGCCTGCTGCCCGCACTCCGCACCGGTGAGCCGACACGGGCGGCGGCGGCCCACGTGCGGGCGTACCGCCGACACGGGCGCGAGCGCGCGGCATTCCCCCACCTCGCCGCGCACCTGCGGTTCTGCGCGCTGGGCGGGCACCTGGAACGCGGGCTGACCATTCTGGCCGAGCAGCTACCCCGGTTGGACCGGCCGACCGACGATCTCGCCGCCATGGAGTTCGCCGCCGCCGGGGCACTGGTCTGCGGGTTGGCCGCCGACGCCGGGCTGGGCGGGCGGACGATGCCCCGCCCGGCGTACGGCGAGCGAACGGCCACCGAGTTGGAGGTCGCCACGCTCGGGGCGCTACTGCTCGGGGTGGCCAACGAGTTGGCCGGCAGCTTCGACGCGCGCAACGGCACCGGGCACCACTCCGGACGGATGGCCGCCTGGTTGGCCGATCGCCCACTCGCGGCGGCGGTTCCGCTGCCCACCGACGACCGGCCCGACGATCCCGACGAGCCCGACACCGACAGCTCCGACGCTGAGACCGAGCTGGGTGAGCGCGAGTTGTCCGCGCTCTCCCTCGGCATGATCACCGCGATCCTGGACGGGCGCGGCGACCGGTACCTGGTGGACGAGGGCGGGGCCGTGGTCGGCCACTGGGAGGGGGCGGTGATCCAGTTCCGGCGGGCCGGTGAGCGCGGTGAGGTGCTGCACGCCCGCGCCATGGCCAACCGCCGGCTGCCGGCGGCCCGCCGCGCCGAGGTGTACGCCTTCTGCAACGCGTGGAACCACGACCGGCTGCTGCCCAAGGCGTACGCGCACGACCTCGGCGACGAGTTGGTGCTGGCCGGCGACGTGGCCACCGACCTGGCGCACGGGGTCGCCCCGGCGCAGCTGCGGATCCTCATGGACGCCGCCATCGCCACCGGCGTCGCGTACGCCGAGGCGGTCGCCGCGCTGCCCTGA
- a CDS encoding ribonuclease J has translation MTEAHIEAELPPPLPEGGLRIIPLGGLGAIGRNMTVFEYDGKLLIVDCGVLFPDVEQPGVDLILPDFGPILDRLADVQAIVLTHGHEDHIGAVPYLLAHKPDIPLVGSQFTLALVEAKLAERRIQPYTLTVREGGRERLGPFECEFFAVNHSIPDALAVAIRTPAGLVLHTGDFKMDQLPLDGRITDLAGFARLGAEGVDLLLSDSTNAEIPGFVTPEREIGPVLDSIFAKAKGRIIVASFASHVHRVQQVFDSAAEHGRKVALIGRSMVRNMGIARDLGLLNIPAGLVISIDEATTLPPDEIVLMSTGSQGEPMSALGRMASGDHRHITIAPGDTVVLASSLVPGNETSVYRVINRLARAGAVVVHKDVAKVHVSGHAPAGELLYLLNVVRPSNLMPVHGEWRHLRAHARLGIESGVAADRVVICEDGDVVDLVEGRATLVGHVKSRYVYVDGLAVGDVSESLLTERRILGDGGFIATTVVVDSVTGKVVAGPTLSAKGFSEDPEAFNPVVPLVTEALNRAAAEGITDPHQLQQIVRRTVGRWVNDKYRRRPMIVPTVVEV, from the coding sequence GTGACCGAGGCGCACATCGAGGCGGAACTACCCCCGCCGCTGCCGGAAGGCGGCCTGCGGATCATCCCGCTCGGCGGGCTCGGCGCCATCGGTCGGAACATGACCGTCTTCGAGTACGACGGCAAGTTGCTGATCGTCGACTGCGGGGTTCTGTTCCCCGACGTCGAGCAGCCGGGTGTGGACCTGATCCTGCCCGACTTCGGCCCGATCCTGGACCGGCTGGCGGACGTCCAGGCGATCGTGCTGACGCACGGTCACGAGGACCACATCGGCGCGGTGCCGTACCTGCTCGCCCACAAGCCCGACATCCCGCTGGTCGGCTCACAGTTCACCCTCGCCCTGGTCGAGGCCAAGTTGGCCGAGCGGCGGATCCAGCCGTACACGCTGACCGTGCGGGAGGGCGGCCGTGAGCGGCTCGGCCCGTTCGAGTGTGAGTTCTTCGCGGTCAACCACTCGATCCCGGACGCCCTCGCGGTGGCCATCCGTACCCCCGCCGGCCTGGTGCTGCACACCGGCGACTTCAAGATGGACCAGCTCCCGCTGGACGGTCGGATCACCGACCTGGCCGGCTTCGCCCGGCTCGGCGCCGAAGGCGTCGACCTGCTGCTGTCCGACTCCACCAACGCGGAGATCCCCGGCTTCGTCACCCCGGAGCGGGAGATCGGGCCGGTGCTCGACTCGATCTTCGCGAAGGCCAAGGGTCGCATCATCGTGGCGTCGTTCGCCTCGCACGTGCACCGCGTGCAGCAGGTCTTCGACTCCGCCGCCGAGCACGGCCGTAAGGTCGCGCTGATCGGCCGGTCCATGGTCCGCAACATGGGCATCGCCCGGGACCTCGGCCTGCTCAACATCCCGGCCGGCCTGGTCATCAGCATCGACGAGGCGACCACTCTGCCGCCGGACGAGATCGTGCTGATGTCCACCGGTTCCCAGGGTGAGCCGATGAGCGCGCTGGGCCGGATGGCCAGCGGCGACCACCGGCACATCACCATCGCCCCCGGCGACACCGTCGTGCTGGCCTCCTCACTGGTGCCCGGCAACGAGACCTCGGTCTACCGGGTGATCAACCGGCTCGCCCGGGCCGGCGCGGTGGTCGTGCACAAGGACGTGGCCAAGGTGCACGTCTCCGGGCACGCCCCCGCCGGGGAGCTGCTCTACCTGCTCAACGTGGTCCGGCCCAGCAACCTGATGCCGGTACACGGCGAGTGGCGTCACCTGCGCGCCCACGCCCGACTCGGCATCGAGTCCGGGGTCGCCGCCGACCGGGTGGTGATCTGCGAGGACGGCGACGTGGTCGACCTGGTCGAGGGCCGCGCCACCCTGGTCGGGCACGTGAAGAGCCGGTACGTCTACGTGGACGGCCTCGCCGTCGGTGACGTCAGCGAGTCGCTGCTCACCGAACGGCGGATCCTCGGTGACGGCGGTTTCATCGCCACCACAGTGGTCGTCGACTCGGTCACCGGCAAGGTGGTCGCCGGCCCGACGCTGTCCGCGAAGGGCTTCTCCGAGGACCCGGAGGCGTTCAACCCGGTGGTCCCGCTGGTCACCGAGGCGCTCAACCGGGCCGCGGCGGAAGGCATCACCGACCCGCACCAGCTCCAGCAGATCGTCCGGCGGACCGTTGGGCGGTGGGTCAACGACAAGTACCGTCGTCGTCCGATGATCGTGCCCACCGTCGTCGAGGTCTGA
- the dapA gene encoding 4-hydroxy-tetrahydrodipicolinate synthase: MTHDHLDAAARPASRPFGRLLTAMATPFAPDGSLDLDGAARLASHLVDEQGNDALVVNGTTGESPTTTDAEKEQLIRAVVEAVGDRAKVVAGVGTNDTRHTIELAAAAEKAGAHGLLVVTPYYSKPPQSGLLRHFTAVADATGLPVMLYDIPHRSGVPIDTETLVRLAEHGRIVAVKDAKTDLTATSWVTSRTTLAFYCGEDALTLPALAVGSVGVVGTSTHFTGALTAQMIEAFDAGDMPTALALHRRLLPLFTGIFRTQGTILVKAGLASLGLPAGPVRPPLVDATDDEIAQLRADFAAAGLELPE, encoded by the coding sequence ATGACGCACGACCACCTCGACGCCGCGGCCCGACCGGCGTCCCGCCCCTTCGGCCGGCTGCTCACAGCCATGGCGACCCCGTTCGCCCCCGACGGTTCCCTCGATCTCGACGGCGCCGCCCGGCTGGCGAGCCACCTGGTTGACGAGCAGGGCAACGACGCGTTGGTGGTCAACGGCACCACCGGCGAGTCGCCGACCACCACCGACGCGGAGAAGGAACAGCTGATCCGGGCCGTGGTGGAGGCCGTCGGTGACCGCGCCAAGGTGGTCGCGGGCGTCGGCACCAACGACACCCGGCACACCATCGAGCTGGCCGCCGCCGCCGAGAAGGCGGGCGCGCACGGCCTGTTGGTGGTCACCCCGTACTACAGCAAGCCGCCGCAGAGCGGCTTGCTGCGACACTTCACCGCGGTGGCCGACGCCACCGGCCTGCCGGTGATGCTGTACGACATTCCGCACCGCTCCGGCGTGCCGATCGACACCGAGACGTTGGTCCGGCTCGCCGAACACGGCCGGATCGTCGCGGTCAAGGACGCCAAGACCGACCTGACCGCCACCAGCTGGGTCACCAGCCGGACCACCCTCGCCTTCTACTGCGGCGAGGACGCCCTCACCCTGCCGGCGCTGGCCGTCGGATCCGTGGGCGTGGTCGGTACCTCGACGCACTTCACCGGGGCGCTGACCGCACAGATGATCGAGGCGTTCGACGCGGGGGACATGCCGACCGCGCTGGCCCTGCACCGGCGGCTGCTGCCGCTGTTCACCGGCATCTTCCGTACCCAGGGCACCATCCTGGTGAAGGCGGGCCTGGCGTCGCTGGGTCTGCCGGCCGGCCCGGTGCGACCCCCGCTCGTGGACGCCACCGACGACGAGATCGCCCAGCTGCGCGCGGACTTCGCGGCAGCGGGCCTGGAGCTGCCCGAATGA
- the thyX gene encoding FAD-dependent thymidylate synthase, with amino-acid sequence MVQPQVKLIAWTQFAAPDDVPWSTDAEGGQALAEFAGRACYQSWKKPNPVTATNAGYLAHILEVGHLSVLEHGSVTFYFTGVSRSFTHELIRHRHFSYSQLSQRYVPERDAAMVEPAVIADDPELHKKFVEAAEASVRAYTELLEGLEQRFSDEPNPTLRRKQARQAARAVLPNATETRIVVSGNYRAWRHFVAMRATEHADVEIRELAVECLRQLQGVAPNVFADFVISTLPDGTEVAASPHEAS; translated from the coding sequence ATGGTGCAGCCCCAGGTCAAGTTGATCGCGTGGACCCAATTCGCGGCCCCGGACGACGTGCCGTGGTCGACCGACGCGGAGGGTGGCCAGGCGCTCGCCGAATTCGCCGGCCGGGCCTGCTACCAGTCGTGGAAGAAGCCGAACCCGGTGACCGCCACCAACGCCGGTTACCTGGCGCACATCCTCGAAGTGGGCCACCTTAGCGTGCTGGAGCACGGTTCGGTCACCTTCTACTTCACCGGGGTGTCCCGTTCCTTCACCCACGAGTTGATCCGGCACCGACACTTCTCGTACTCCCAGCTGTCCCAGCGCTACGTCCCGGAGCGGGACGCGGCCATGGTCGAGCCGGCCGTCATCGCCGACGACCCGGAGCTGCACAAGAAGTTCGTGGAAGCCGCCGAGGCGAGCGTTCGGGCGTACACCGAGTTGCTGGAGGGCCTCGAGCAGCGTTTCTCCGACGAGCCGAACCCGACGCTGCGCCGCAAGCAGGCCCGGCAGGCGGCCCGGGCGGTGCTGCCCAACGCCACCGAGACCCGGATCGTGGTCTCCGGCAACTACCGGGCCTGGCGGCACTTCGTCGCGATGCGGGCCACTGAGCACGCCGATGTGGAGATCCGTGAGCTGGCCGTGGAGTGCCTTCGGCAGCTCCAGGGCGTCGCTCCGAACGTGTTCGCCGACTTCGTGATCTCCACGCTGCCGGACGGCACCGAAGTGGCGGCCAGCCCGCACGAGGCGTCCTGA
- a CDS encoding DUF2752 domain-containing protein: protein MTSVPGPVNQPQPAPGAVHTAPPDGFGPDGFGTGGASPHGFDPHGFGPGGSGPEGWPTTPPAGYAAPEPDRLTRFVLRLYERSPRWAVPLAALGCVGIGMSYAMLSNPTHADPDAAPTCLLKLTTGLDCPGCGGTRALWYVLHGDLPAAARHHFLFIFALPFLAYLFVAWAGSQAFGWRMPELRISSKAIGGFLAAWLAFSVLRNLPWAPFTSLYV, encoded by the coding sequence GTGACGAGCGTTCCCGGACCGGTCAACCAGCCGCAGCCCGCCCCCGGCGCGGTCCACACGGCGCCGCCCGACGGGTTCGGTCCCGACGGGTTCGGTACCGGTGGCGCGAGTCCCCACGGGTTCGATCCCCACGGTTTCGGTCCCGGCGGCTCGGGTCCGGAGGGTTGGCCGACGACCCCGCCCGCTGGCTACGCGGCGCCGGAGCCGGATCGGCTGACCCGCTTCGTGCTGCGACTCTACGAACGTTCCCCGCGCTGGGCGGTGCCGCTGGCCGCGCTCGGCTGCGTCGGCATCGGCATGAGCTACGCCATGCTCAGCAACCCGACCCACGCCGACCCGGATGCCGCGCCCACCTGTCTGCTCAAGTTGACCACCGGGCTGGACTGCCCGGGCTGTGGCGGCACCCGCGCACTCTGGTACGTGCTGCATGGCGACCTGCCGGCCGCCGCCCGGCACCACTTCCTGTTCATCTTCGCGCTGCCGTTCCTCGCGTACCTCTTCGTGGCCTGGGCGGGAAGCCAGGCGTTCGGTTGGCGAATGCCCGAGCTGCGGATCAGCTCGAAGGCCATCGGCGGTTTCCTGGCCGCGTGGCTGGCCTTCTCGGTGCTCCGCAACCTGCCCTGGGCGCCGTTCACCTCGCTCTACGTCTGA
- a CDS encoding winged helix-turn-helix domain-containing protein has protein sequence MSAPESLSLAQARRVALTAQGFADPAPTGVPTRRHLRRVLGRVGLIQMDSVNVLQRAHYLPLYSRLGPYPTTLLDQAAYRRPRELFEYWGHEASLVPVELHPMLRWRMARAHSESWGGMRRIAQEQPELVAWVRDEVAARGPLTAAEIEHDAPRETGNWGWNWSAVKRALEFLFWAGEVTAAERSTSFARRYDLPERVLPPAVLATPTPSDAEAYRTLVALAARSLGVAAEPELRDYFRLPLAGARQAVAELAEAGELVPVTVAGWRQPAWLHTSARLPRWVRGNTLVSPFDPLIWERARTERLFDFSYRIEIYVPAPQRVYGYYVLPFLQGDRFTARVDLKADRKAGVLLVPAAWLEPGADPGETAVALAAELYRLAGWLGLDAVAPPTVGDLAGPLRAALAGVSGVP, from the coding sequence ATGAGCGCACCGGAATCACTCTCGCTCGCCCAGGCCCGCCGCGTGGCGCTGACCGCCCAGGGCTTCGCCGACCCGGCGCCGACGGGCGTGCCCACCCGCCGGCACCTGCGTCGGGTGCTGGGCCGGGTCGGGCTGATCCAGATGGACTCGGTCAACGTGCTGCAACGCGCGCACTACCTGCCGCTCTACAGCCGGCTCGGGCCCTACCCGACCACCCTGCTCGACCAGGCCGCCTACCGACGCCCACGCGAGCTGTTCGAATACTGGGGCCACGAGGCGTCGCTGGTGCCGGTGGAGCTGCACCCGATGCTGCGCTGGCGGATGGCCCGCGCGCACAGCGAATCCTGGGGCGGCATGCGACGGATCGCCCAGGAGCAGCCGGAGCTGGTCGCCTGGGTTCGGGACGAGGTGGCCGCCCGAGGCCCGCTGACCGCCGCCGAGATCGAGCACGACGCGCCCCGGGAGACCGGCAACTGGGGGTGGAACTGGTCGGCGGTCAAGCGGGCGTTGGAGTTCCTGTTCTGGGCCGGGGAGGTGACCGCCGCCGAGCGCAGCACCTCCTTCGCCCGCCGCTACGACCTGCCCGAGCGGGTGTTGCCCCCAGCGGTGCTGGCCACGCCCACCCCGAGCGACGCCGAGGCGTACCGCACGCTGGTGGCCCTCGCCGCGCGCTCGCTCGGGGTGGCCGCCGAGCCGGAGCTGCGCGACTACTTCCGGTTGCCGCTGGCCGGCGCCCGGCAGGCCGTCGCGGAGCTGGCCGAGGCCGGTGAGCTGGTGCCGGTCACCGTGGCGGGCTGGCGACAGCCGGCCTGGCTGCACACGTCCGCCCGGCTGCCCCGCTGGGTGCGGGGCAACACACTGGTCAGCCCCTTCGACCCGCTGATCTGGGAACGTGCCCGCACCGAGCGGCTGTTCGACTTCAGCTACCGGATCGAGATCTACGTCCCGGCGCCACAACGGGTCTACGGCTACTACGTGTTGCCGTTCCTCCAGGGCGACCGGTTCACCGCCCGGGTCGATCTGAAGGCCGATCGCAAGGCCGGGGTGCTGCTGGTGCCGGCAGCCTGGCTCGAACCCGGCGCAGACCCGGGGGAGACCGCGGTGGCGCTCGCCGCCGAGCTGTACCGGCTCGCCGGCTGGCTCGGCCTGGACGCGGTCGCACCGCCGACAGTTGGCGACCTGGCCGGTCCACTCAGGGCCGCATTGGCCGGCGTGTCCGGTGTACCGTGA
- a CDS encoding GNAT family N-acetyltransferase → MLTIRREEPDDAEAVARVHVHGWQAGYAGFMPDEVLGRLNVVAWAQRRRDVGTADPEHPFTTLLGEVDGSVVGFTTFGPYRRNQDRDDLDPTVGEVVALYVEPARWGDGTAAALLDAARSGLTERGWAGYRAWVLADNRRARRFCERAGLSPDGERSTYQVPLAGGGPPVGLVELRYAGRLDR, encoded by the coding sequence ATGCTGACCATCCGTCGGGAGGAGCCGGACGACGCCGAGGCGGTCGCCCGGGTACACGTGCACGGCTGGCAGGCGGGCTATGCCGGCTTCATGCCGGACGAGGTGCTCGGGCGGCTCAACGTGGTGGCCTGGGCGCAGCGTCGTCGCGACGTCGGCACCGCCGATCCGGAGCACCCGTTCACCACTCTGCTCGGCGAGGTGGACGGGTCGGTCGTGGGCTTCACCACCTTCGGGCCGTACCGCCGCAACCAGGACCGGGACGACCTGGACCCGACGGTCGGCGAGGTGGTGGCGCTCTACGTGGAGCCGGCCCGCTGGGGTGACGGGACCGCAGCCGCGCTGCTGGACGCCGCCCGGAGCGGGCTCACCGAGCGGGGCTGGGCCGGGTACCGGGCGTGGGTGCTGGCGGACAATCGGCGGGCTCGCCGGTTCTGCGAGCGCGCCGGCCTGTCACCGGACGGTGAGCGGTCGACCTACCAGGTGCCGCTGGCCGGCGGGGGCCCGCCGGTCGGGCTCGTCGAGTTGCGGTACGCCGGACGCCTCGACCGCTGA